The Methanofervidicoccus abyssi genome includes the window TAGATCGTGAGTAAGGTTTCTTAGAAGAGCAAGGTAGTAGAACTATGGTATCTGTAAATAACTCGTAGTTTCTCGCCCTCTCTATGTATTTTTTTTACTTCAGGTATTTCAGTCTCATCTATTGTAACGATTATTTTTTTTCCCTTTGACAGTGGAATGTTTCTTAAGTCTGGTTCATATATCCTGTAGTTTGCCCGTAGGTAGGGATCTGATACTGTAGTCTCTTCGACGAGATTCCTCAGAATTCCCTCCCTTATACAGTACCTTACCTCCATCAGCACCTGGGAGATAATCTCTATATTGTGGTTTATTATCTCCTCCTTATCTTTATCTGTTAATACCATCCTGTTCTTTGTAAAGTAGTATCCAAGAGATCCGTAATAGTAGGCGGAGGAGTAATCGAAGTAATCTACACCGAGATATACCAGTAGAGGTATCTCCCAAGGTAGTGCTGTAGGGAAGTATATGGCACTGTTTGGAGAGATAGATGTTCTTATCTTCTGTAGCAACTGTACTAATTCCTTTCTCTTTATAAGTCTTCTACCATCACCTATTATCACTAAATCGGGAATGTCTTTTAATATACTATCTAGCATATCTAGATGTTTCCCCACATTGACTATAAGGTATTTAAGATTATAACCTTCCAATTCAATGGTACTATAGAGTTTATCCCTGTTTATATTTAGTAGATGTTCTGCTACCTCTTTTGGGGAATCAAAGGGTATCTTCAAGATAGGAGGTTTGATGTTTTTAATTATATCACTGTCTATTATATTTGGAGTATATCTACCACCTTTTTTATAACTCTCCTTACATATCCTACCTATGTCGTAGTGGATAGGTTCTAACATGTTATCACAGTGTAACTTATAAGGATTATGGATATGGATAATAGTATAATACTCCAAAACTATATATAAAAACCTCTAGTTCCCATTAAAAAACGATAAAGAATAAATTATTATAACAACAGTAAGATAAAAATAAAAAAATCCCTATAATCAGTAAAAATATAAAATTTAAAATTGTTTGACACTTCTATCATATCCTCGTATTCAGAAAACATCTTATTTTTAAATAAAAATAATAAAAAGATAAATATTATAATAATAAGGTAACAAATCCTAAAAACATCCTGAAAAAAGTAAAATAAGTTTTTATTTCCTGGAGTATACGGAGTATGGAAAAATAAATAGGATTTCTGTTAATATTTCTTCTTAAGGGAGGTTTTTTATCACTTCTGTTTAATTTTTTAATTATTTATTTTTCATAATTCTATGTTATATGTTACTATAATTATAAATATTATTATATTATTAAGAATCTTGATAAGTTAGATGTCTCCTGGTGAAATAATGTACCATATCACGATAAATAACGGAAACAACAGTTGTGATATTTATATTTTAGGTACAGCTCATGTTTCAGAGGACAGTATAAGGAAGGTGGAGGAGGTCATAAACGAGATAGATCCTGACCTAATAGCAGTTGAGTTGGACAGTGAGAGGTTTCTCGCCCTTATAAATGAAGAAGATAATAATCTAAAGAACGTGAATATATGGAAGGTGCTAAAAAGTGGAGATATTGGATTATTTTTATTTCATACAATTCTTGCAAGTTTTCAGAAGGAGATAGGGGAGAAGTTCAACATCAAACCTGGTAGTGAGATGAAAAGAGCCGTGGAGCTAGCTAAATTGTATAAGAAACCTCTCTATCTGATAGATAGACCTATAGATATTACATTGAGACGTGCATTAGGTAGTATGCCTCTAAAAGAGAAGTTAAAGTTATTCTATCAGTTATTTGAAGGTGGAGATATTAAAGAGTTAGATAAGAAGTCTATAAGAGAAATGATAAATAATGCCCAAGAGTTAGTTGAAATATTGAAAGACTTATCGCCTACCCTTTACAGGGTTTTTGTGGATGAAAGAGACAAATACATGGCAAAGAACATCTTTGATACCAGTATTGGAAGAAAAAAGATACTTGTTGTAGTTGGGGCAGGTCATGTTAAAGGAATAGTAGATTATCTAAAAAAACTTGAAAGAGGGGAAATAGAGATCGATCTCAATGAACTTACGGAAGTAAAAAGAGGAAGAAATTATTTAAAAATAGCATTTTCAGTGGTTTTAATTGGAATCATACTTTATGGAATATTCTCACTTTCTTCTAATCTTGAGATGTTGAAAAAACTTACTATAGACTGGATACTGATAAATGGTACATTATCTGCATTGGGGGTGATCCTTGCACGGGGTAAGTTACCTTCTGTTATCTCGGCATTCCTTGTGGCACCTATAACTTCCCTGATACCTGTTATTGGAGCAGGTTATATCGTAGGATTGGTGGAGTTGAAGTGTAGAGGTATAACTCCGGAAGATATTCACCACCTATTTAAATGTGATAGGTTGAGGGAGTTAATGGACAATAACCTTATGAGGGTATTGATGGTAGCAGCTTTCTCCAGTCTAGGAAGTGCAATAGGTACTTTTTACTTTATACCTAAGTTCTTAGGACTCTGAGATAAGCCTGTATATCTCCTTTAACATCTCTACATCAATCTGTCCAGGTGCAGAGGATTTATTCTCCATAGAAGCAAAGGTCAATATACTTCCAAAGTAGGTTCCCAGTATCCTTGTTAATTTACCCTTTTTTCCCATTCCTATACCTATTACCTTCCCTTCAAATTCCTGTATAACCCTTAAAACATTTAAAATATCTCTGTTGTTATTAACCATAGTAGCAAATTTGCCAATATCTCCTATTTGGAGTTCTTTATTTACAATGTCTAAGAGTTTATTGTAGGAAGGAGTTTCTTTAAAGTTGTGGTAGGATATGACGATCTTAGTCTTTGAATTCACATTATCTCTAAAATCAACAAGTTCTCTGTTTCTTTTTTCCTTTAACTCTACGTCTATATATCTCACGTTGTTTTCAATAGCTACCTTGTATAACTCTATTCTCTTATCGTCGCTACCTCTATATTTTCCTCCTTCCCAATGTGCCCTTATTGTGATAATTGAGGGATATTTGGCTATCTCTACAATGTCTTCCTCTCTGATTTCCTTGAAGTAATCCACTCTAAATTCTACGATATCTGCAACTTCTAAGGCCCTCTCGGCACTGATTAAGGCCTTTTCTACACTCTCCTCTACTATTGGGACACATATCATATTTATCCCTTTTATTTTTATGATCAAATCTTAACTCCCATTCAAAAAAGTAAAATAAACTCTTATCTTCTGACTAGTTAATTATTGAAGAAATAGAGTAGGATTATCTGTTAAATGTTTTATTAAGAGTTTTTTCTCATATTTTTTTGTTATTTTACTCCATTAGTTCAAAATGTTATATTTTTCGACTTTTTAAGTTATTATTCCATTATCATGATGGATATGGAAACATTACTTCGAAATAAAAGGATTGTTATTTATTCCAACTCATTAAGGAACTTGGCTATCTTTTGGACTACGATTTTAGCCTCTTCTTCATTCTTAGGGTATATAAGGTTCAACTTCGGTATCCCCCTTCTCCTTATAAGATACTTTGTAAGTTCATTTGTCCTGGCACAACCTATACATCCAAAGGCCATAGGAGCTTCATCCATTATAATAGCAGCATCTGCCTCTTCAATTAGAGGACCTATTAAGGCCATCCTCCCCCTAACTCCAGAAGGCACCTCTATTGCTGCATAACGTAATCCCTTTTTGGGATCTTCGTCAGTCATGTTCATTGGAGGACTATCTATCTCTGGAGTTCTAACTTTTTTACCTATAACGTTGTTGAGCATTAAAGGCTTATGGCCAAACCTTTCAACGAGATCTCCAAGTATTAAACTGTTAGGTGGATATATAAATATCTTCTTCATGTTTTCACCATCAATATTCCCTTACTTAGGAAAGGCATCTTCAGGAAGGAATTTCACCAATTCTGGTCTCCTTGAGAGTGTCAACACTTCTTCAAACATCCCTGCAGTGATGTCCACTACTCCAACTGCTCCAACTACTTCACCATCATCTACTATTGGTACCACTATTACCGGCAGTCCTGCGTAAGGACCTTTTATAACACTTACTCTCAAAATCTCCCCTAACTCCATAGCCAGCTTTAATACATATCCCTCGTAGTTGGTATCTACAATCTTCCCCTTTTCAACTCTTACACCAGGTTTTTCTCTGGACCTCATAGTAACAGGTACTTTATTTACAAGGAGGTGTATCGCATATGCTATCGGTGCTATCTCTTTAGCATCAGCTTTTTTCAAAAACTCTTTTAACACATTTTCACCTTTAAAAGGTATTCTCTATTATATAAAAATATTTATAAACAAAAAGTTTTTTATTGTTTTTATAATTTCTAATATTATTATATAAAAAGCTGGTGATAAGATGAAGGTGTTGTTAATAGGTGGTGGAGCAAGAGAACATGCTATTGCAGAGGTTCTTAAGAATAATCCCTCTGTAAAACTCTACACAGTTATGAAAAACAGAAATCCTGGGATATACAGGATCTCAGAAAAGGTTTCCTTAAAACCCGAAACAGATATAGAGGCTGTAAAGTCCTTTGCAAAGGAAATAAATCCAGATATTGCAGTTATCGGCCCTGAGGCTCCTTTAGGGGTAGGGATGGCAGATGCACTCTGGGATATGGGGATACCTACTGTAGGGCCAAAGAAACGCCCTGCACAGATCGAAACCAGTAAAGAGTTTATGAGGAAGTTAATGGAAAAGTATAATATAAAAGGATCTGTAAAATACGCTTCCTTTAATACCTACGACGGTGTGGAGGAATTCATAGATAGTTTAAGTGAGGAAGGGATAGATGTAGTTGTGAAACCTGTGGGGTTAACTGGAGGTAAAGGTGTAAAGGTGGTGGGAGAGCAACTGAAGGATAACGAGGAGGCTAAGAAATATGCAAAGGAGATCTTTGAAAAGAATATAGGAGGAGGGAAAGTAGTAATAGAGGAGAAACTTGTAGGGGTGGAATTTACACTCCATGGTTTTGTAGATGGAAAGAATATTGTCTTCACTCCTGCAGTCCAGGATCATCCCCATGCCTACGAAGGAGATGAAGGACCAATTACTGGAGGTATGGGATCTTTCTCCTGTCCAGATCACAAGTTGCCGTTCCTGACTGATAGAGATCTGGAGGAAGCTAAGGAGATTATGAGGGATACAGTTGAGGCTATTAGAAAGGAAGTTGGCCCATACCAAGGTATACTCTACGGCCAGTTTATGCTAACAGTTGATGGGCCAAAGATAGTGGAGTACAACGCAAGGTTTGGAGATCCTGAAGCTATGAATATTCTGCCCCTCTTGAAAAACGACTTCGTAGAGGTGTGCGAGGCTATAGTTGATGGTACTTTAGATAAGATAAATTTGGAGTTCGAGAAGAAGGCAAGTGTATGTAAATACGTTGCACCAAAGGGGTATCCAACAGATCCTGTGAAGGGTGAAGTTATAAAAGTAGATGAAAAGAAAATAAGGGAGACTGGGGCACTTCTATACTATGCTTCAGTGGATGAGAGAGACGGAAAGTTGTATTTAACAGGTTCGAGGAGTGTTGCCGTAGTGGGGGTATCGGAGAGTATCGAAGAGTGTGAGAGGATTGTAGAAGAAGCTATAAAGTATATAGAAGGGAAGGTATTCCACAGGAGAGATATAGGTAAAATAGAGTTGATCAGAAAGAGAGTTGAAATGATGAAAAAGTTGAGGGAGAGTTAAAGTATAGGTCTTATTAAAAACTATTTATAAAAAATCTTAAAATTGATAATATCCGATAAAAACAAATAAAGTGAAAAAGTAAAATTCTTATGTTATCCTAGAGAACTTTTACTTTAATTTTATTATTAATTTTTTATTATAATCGTTATTAATAATAATGGAAATCGATTAGATAGAGGGGATAAGGATGAAAAGAATAAATTATGACAAACTTCTAATGATTCCAGGGCCCACTATGGTGTCAAGTGAAGTGCTAAATACAATGGCTTACCCTATAATAGGTCATAGAACTAAGGAGTTCGGAGCACTGTTGGAAGATACTGTGGAGAAGATGAAGAAGGTATTTATTACTAAGGGAGACGTCTATATCATCACTGGATCTGGGACTGCAGTTATGGATATGGCTATTGCTAACACTGTAAATAAGGGAGATAAGGTACTTACCATATGTAACGGTAACTTTGGAGAGAGATTCTCTAAGATCGTAGAGGTATATAAGGGAGAAGTTATTAAATTGGAGTATTCTTGGGGCAAAGGTGCAAGGCCTGAAGATGTAAAGAGGATCTTAGAAGAGAACCCTGATATCAAAGCTGTTACTGTAGTTCATAACGAAACATCAACAGGTGTAAGGAATCCAATTAAGGATATCGGAAAGATAGTTAAAGATTACGACGCTCTCTATATAGTCGATACAATCTCCTCCTTAGGTGGAGACTACGTAGATGTAGATGGGTTCCACATAGATATATGTATTGCAGGTTCCCAGAAGTGTCTGGGGGCTCCTCCAGGAATCTCTGCCATATCTATAAGTGAGAAAGCCTGGGATGTTATAAACTCTACAGAGAGTAAGTCTTTCTACTTAGATATAAAGGCGTACAGGGATAGGTTTGAGAGTAAGAAAGAATCTCCTTATACTCCAGCAGTTTCACTAATCTATGCACTAAATAAGGCGTTGGATAGAGTGCTTGAAGAGGGACTGGAGAACAGAGTTAAGAGACACGAAAGGATGGCAAGGGCAACAGTTACAGGTTTGGAGGCTATGGGGATAGAACTCTTTGCAGAGGAATGGGCGAGATCTATCACTGTAACATCTGCTATATATCCACACGGTATAGAAGATAAGGAGTTTAGGAAGATCCTCTCCAATAAATACAATGTGGTTATCGCTGGAGGACAGGGCCAGGTTAGTGGTAAGATATTCAGGATAGGACATATGGGAGAAGTAAAGGAAATCCATATACTAGGAACCTTGGCTGCCATAGAGATGGCATTTAAAGAGTTAGGTTATAACACCAGTGGAGGAGTAGATGCTGCCAAAGAGATATTGGAGAGATAATAACTTAATTTTATTAATATAAAAATTGAACAAAGACAAAGACATCTCCTTTATTTTATTTTATTCTATCTTTATTTTTTTACTATCAATAAATCCTAGTTTCCATTAATATCTTATAAAATTATGATTTTTATAAAAATAATAGGGATAATAAAAAATAAAAAAACTCCTATCAATCTAAAAATTTTTAAAGTTATAAAATAGATAAATGTCTTCAATCTCTAAAGATTGAAAGAAAAGAAAAATCCTTAATACCTCCTAACTACAACAGGATAACTTTATGCCTTCTGAGAGGATAATGTAACATGAAAATTTTTGAGGTGACAACATGAAGATTGAAATAGATGAGAAATACTGTAAAGGATGCGATATATGTATATTCATATGTCCAAGGGATGTATTTATAAAGTCCGACAAACTAAATAAAAAGGGTATCTATCCACCTGTGCCTAAGT containing:
- a CDS encoding TraB/GumN family protein, with amino-acid sequence MYHITINNGNNSCDIYILGTAHVSEDSIRKVEEVINEIDPDLIAVELDSERFLALINEEDNNLKNVNIWKVLKSGDIGLFLFHTILASFQKEIGEKFNIKPGSEMKRAVELAKLYKKPLYLIDRPIDITLRRALGSMPLKEKLKLFYQLFEGGDIKELDKKSIREMINNAQELVEILKDLSPTLYRVFVDERDKYMAKNIFDTSIGRKKILVVVGAGHVKGIVDYLKKLERGEIEIDLNELTEVKRGRNYLKIAFSVVLIGIILYGIFSLSSNLEMLKKLTIDWILINGTLSALGVILARGKLPSVISAFLVAPITSLIPVIGAGYIVGLVELKCRGITPEDIHHLFKCDRLRELMDNNLMRVLMVAAFSSLGSAIGTFYFIPKFLGL
- the aroD gene encoding type I 3-dehydroquinate dehydratase, translating into MICVPIVEESVEKALISAERALEVADIVEFRVDYFKEIREEDIVEIAKYPSIITIRAHWEGGKYRGSDDKRIELYKVAIENNVRYIDVELKEKRNRELVDFRDNVNSKTKIVISYHNFKETPSYNKLLDIVNKELQIGDIGKFATMVNNNRDILNVLRVIQEFEGKVIGIGMGKKGKLTRILGTYFGSILTFASMENKSSAPGQIDVEMLKEIYRLISES
- a CDS encoding methanogenesis marker 5 protein; protein product: MKKIFIYPPNSLILGDLVERFGHKPLMLNNVIGKKVRTPEIDSPPMNMTDEDPKKGLRYAAIEVPSGVRGRMALIGPLIEEADAAIIMDEAPMAFGCIGCARTNELTKYLIRRRGIPKLNLIYPKNEEEAKIVVQKIAKFLNELE
- a CDS encoding DUF2111 domain-containing protein codes for the protein MLKEFLKKADAKEIAPIAYAIHLLVNKVPVTMRSREKPGVRVEKGKIVDTNYEGYVLKLAMELGEILRVSVIKGPYAGLPVIVVPIVDDGEVVGAVGVVDITAGMFEEVLTLSRRPELVKFLPEDAFPK
- the purD gene encoding phosphoribosylamine--glycine ligase, whose translation is MKVLLIGGGAREHAIAEVLKNNPSVKLYTVMKNRNPGIYRISEKVSLKPETDIEAVKSFAKEINPDIAVIGPEAPLGVGMADALWDMGIPTVGPKKRPAQIETSKEFMRKLMEKYNIKGSVKYASFNTYDGVEEFIDSLSEEGIDVVVKPVGLTGGKGVKVVGEQLKDNEEAKKYAKEIFEKNIGGGKVVIEEKLVGVEFTLHGFVDGKNIVFTPAVQDHPHAYEGDEGPITGGMGSFSCPDHKLPFLTDRDLEEAKEIMRDTVEAIRKEVGPYQGILYGQFMLTVDGPKIVEYNARFGDPEAMNILPLLKNDFVEVCEAIVDGTLDKINLEFEKKASVCKYVAPKGYPTDPVKGEVIKVDEKKIRETGALLYYASVDERDGKLYLTGSRSVAVVGVSESIEECERIVEEAIKYIEGKVFHRRDIGKIELIRKRVEMMKKLRES
- a CDS encoding pyridoxal-phosphate-dependent aminotransferase family protein, yielding MKRINYDKLLMIPGPTMVSSEVLNTMAYPIIGHRTKEFGALLEDTVEKMKKVFITKGDVYIITGSGTAVMDMAIANTVNKGDKVLTICNGNFGERFSKIVEVYKGEVIKLEYSWGKGARPEDVKRILEENPDIKAVTVVHNETSTGVRNPIKDIGKIVKDYDALYIVDTISSLGGDYVDVDGFHIDICIAGSQKCLGAPPGISAISISEKAWDVINSTESKSFYLDIKAYRDRFESKKESPYTPAVSLIYALNKALDRVLEEGLENRVKRHERMARATVTGLEAMGIELFAEEWARSITVTSAIYPHGIEDKEFRKILSNKYNVVIAGGQGQVSGKIFRIGHMGEVKEIHILGTLAAIEMAFKELGYNTSGGVDAAKEILER
- a CDS encoding 4Fe-4S dicluster domain-containing protein, whose protein sequence is MKIEIDEKYCKGCDICIFICPRDVFIKSDKLNKKGIYPPVPKYPENCTKCQLCVLQCPDQAISILD